A single Lactuca sativa cultivar Salinas chromosome 8, Lsat_Salinas_v11, whole genome shotgun sequence DNA region contains:
- the LOC128127872 gene encoding ENHANCER OF AG-4 protein 2-like — protein MGLKRLLTQITKVIESFLEDDITESKFCVNGEEDEHEQVNSCKSSSNKPTFMNTEKKESKSTISISMINLSALPPSQPNPMAPPQRLPTHQPGNIISVPPSQLNSMATPSPPIQQPGIVNSIPPMTPPQHPPPTQ, from the exons ATGGGCCTAAAACGCCTTCTTACCCAG ATTACGAAAGTTATAGAGTCGTTTCTTGAAGATGACATTACAGAGAGCAAGTTCTGTGTTAATGGTGAGGAAGATGAACATGAACAGGTTAACTCGTGTAAATCTTCAAGCAATAAGCCAACTTTTATGAACACAGAGAAGAAAGAGTCAAAGTCAACCATCTCCATTTCTATG ATAAACCTTTCAGCTCTCCCTCCATCTCAACCCAATCCAATGGCTCCACCTCAACGCTTGCCTACACATCAGCCCGGAAACATCATTTCCGTTCCTCCATCTCAACTGAATTCAATGGCTACTCCAAGTCCTCCTATACAGCAGCCCGGAATCGTCAATTCCATCCCTCCAATGACTCCACCTCAACATCCTCCTCCTACACAGTAG